In one window of Mytilus galloprovincialis chromosome 6, xbMytGall1.hap1.1, whole genome shotgun sequence DNA:
- the LOC143079706 gene encoding CD180 antigen-like, producing MIDRYIYALTILLVTSAILVTGCPTTCTCIREDGKEKVICSSGGSLQTIISTLDSSTSYLEVISTTVNSLSPTDFSGITATSLTTLILRNCYISNIYDNTFELLPNVVNLNLTHNSISTISTNALAGLSKLRSLDLSSNRISKLGEQLLPLVYLQTLDLGENLLTDLNSGVFRTLTHLQTLTLNGNKLENLHGDGLKGLGSLKQLNLRHCDLTAIPSDLFANSRVVQILDIGFNRIVLLPSSEVFVQKSPYLNTLIADGNYIESLNRDQFSNMHMAKLSLAKNRIQKIQYGVFDHFDVQDLDLSENVITSIHRNAFSQIALQLTKLNLAGNPLGIIPEGCLNSLYRLQHLNLSMCALNRLDIDEFDKLQRLETLDLSRNRIPYAPHPVLDSFNRMSQVNIEQNAWHCDCHILPFRRWLSTSNVGNMYCSSIYSLECRRPKCSSPPILAGQIIKLTDERDLKCEKVLESSPLKKSQVIGISVGCIICLIIIIAIIIICIRHSQGKISLSCNDSQISSTELGDKDRSTKPFHDPEVGSLDESDKSFVVRNFFHSMVPNPSAVSRGSPEMSRKELDVSHRSRSYSTLNSVGYNPFGRESAV from the exons ATGATTGACCGTTACATCTATGCTCTCACCATATTGCTAGTTACAAGTGCGATTCTTGTTACTGGATGCCCTACTACATGTAC GTGTATAAGAGAGGATGGTAAAGAAAAAGTAATTTGTAGTAGTGGTGGAAGTCTACAAACCATCATTTCAACTTTAGACTCATCAACAAGTTACCTTGAAGTTATTTCAACAACAGTTAATTCTCTATCTCCAACAGATTTCAGTGGGATAACTGCCACTAGCTTGACAACTCTCATCTTACGAAATTGTTATATTAGTAACATTTATGACAATACTTTTGAACTTCTTCCAAATGTAGTAAATTTGAATCTGACCCATAACAGTATTAGTACAATTTCTACAAATGCACTTGCCGGATTGTCAAAGCTGCGATCGCTGGATTTGTCTTCCAATAGGATCTCTAAACTTGGAGAACAGTTACTTCCCTTGGTTTATTTGCAAACATTAGATCTTGGTGAAAATTTACTCACAGACTTAAATTCAGGTGTTTTCAGAACATTGACTCATTTGCAGACTTTAACACTCAATGGAAATAAGCTGGAAAATTTGCATGGAGATGGTCTTAAAGGACTTGGATCTTTAAAACAGTTGAATTTGAGGCATTGTGATTTGACAGCTATACCTAGTGATTTATTTGCAAATTCCAGAGTAGTTCAAATTTTAGATATAGGATTCAATAGAATAGTTTTACTTCCATCATCAGAAGTTTTTGTTCAAAAGTCCCCATATCTGAATACACTCATTGCCGATGGAAACTACATAGAATCATTAAACAGAGACCAGTTTTCTAATATGCACATGGCCAAGTTGAGTCTAGCTAAAAATAGAATTCAAAAAATACAATATGGTGTATTTGATCACTTTGATGTTCAAGATTTAGATTTATCTGAAAATGTTATTACCAGTATTCACAGAAACGCTTTTAGTCAGATAGCTTTACAATTGACAAAACTGAATTTAGCTGGAAATCCTTTAGGAATAATTCCAGAGGGTTGTTTAAATAGCCTATACAGGCTGCAACATTTGAATTTATCAATGTGTGCATTGAACCGTTTAGATATTGATGAATTTGATAAACTACAGAGGCTAGAAACTCTGGACCTATCAAGGAATAGAATTCCATATGCTCCACACCCGGTTTTGGATTCTTTTAATCGTATGTCACAAGTGAACATAGAACAAAATGCTTGGCATTGTGATTGCCACATACTTCCATTTAGAAGATGGCTTTCAACATCAAATGTTGGAAATATGTATTGCAGTTCAATATATTCTCTTGAATGCAGACGTCCTAAATGTTCATCCCCTCCAATATTAGCAGGTCAAATAATAAAACTCACAGATGAAAGagatttaaaatgtgaaaaagtaCTTGAAAGCTCACCGCTAAAAAAATCTCAAGTAATTGGAATATCTGTAGGGTGCATAATCTGTTTAATCATTATCATAGCTATCATTATAATATGTATACGCCATTCCCAAGGGAAGATAAGTCTGTCATGTAACGATTCTCAAATCAGTAGCACAGAACTTGGTGACAAAGACAGGTCAACAAAACCATTCCATGACCCAGAAGTAGGATCACTTGATGAGTCTGATAAAAGTTTTGTTGTCCGTAATTTTTTTCATTCAATGGTACCAAATCCTAGTGCCGTTTCTCGTGGTTCTCCTGAAATGTCACGTAAAGAACTTGATGTATCCCATAGATCCCGATCATATTCAACATTAAACAGTGTAGGTTATAATCCATTTGGGAGAGAATCTGCAGTGTAG